GTCTCAAAGAGTCCGATAATGTCCGCTCTTCAATGCGTCATCGGCGCGAAATTGACGATTTACTCGCCTTGAAGCTGGGAACCGGCTCAACGATCAAAGCCGCCGCCGAAGCGGCCGGAGTATCAGAAAAAACCGTTTACCGGCGATTGAAGCGAATCCACTTCAAACAACAGATTCTAGGCGTTCGGCATCGGCTTCTAAGCGAATCAACAGGCTTATTGGCCGCACAACTAAACAAAGCTGTTTTGAAATTGTCCGATCTCGTCGACTCTCAGACAGAAACCGTCGCGCTTGCGGCTTGTCGGGCTTTATTTGACGCATCGACGAAAATGACCGAAATGATCGACTTCGCGATTCGACTTGAAATTCTCGAATTCCAGCAAAAAACAATCACGAAAGATCTGGCCGATGAAAAATAGAAAGGAACTGAACGAAGTCACGAATTCGATTGAAAGCGATTGGAGCAAACTCTCTGAGAGAATGCACGGGCCGGGCGTTAACTTCCGTTGGATCGCTCGAATAGCAAAGCGCGACATAGTAGATCTTGTCGGACCGCTCACGCTGAAGCAACGCAAATTATTCGAAGAATTCGAAGCAAAGCTAACTGAATGTGAAGCCGCCGGTATGGACTCCAAGGAACTAGGGCGAAGCTTAGCTGAACTCGCCCACCAACTTTTGAACGAAGCTACAACAACCTTGCAAAGATGGACAGCGGAAAGCATTATTATTTGAAGATCAAATCGACCAGTTCTTATGCGTTGCCTACCTTTCCACGACGTTTATAATTCAAGTATCAGGTAATCCTCGGAGTCGACACCGGGGATTCTGCGGTTGCCCGTTAGCGTGGAAGCACTCTCCGCGATAGCGGGCAACTGGCCTGATATTGAGAGTGCGTTCATGGTTCCATCGTCAACAAAGCAACCAAATCGAACTATTGCCCAAATCGACAAACGTTATTCTAATTGGAAAAAGGCGAATAGCTTGAGTGTCCAGCAAAGCATCAAATTGGCCGAAGCTGGTGGAAAAGCTCTGGGATATTGCCGTGAGATCGCTTATGGTATCGAAGAGCATCTCGCAACCAAGAATCTCGGTTACAAGCATCCCAGAGCATTACCACCAGCATCTATAATCGCCAAACTGTTCGATGCGCTGCAATCGGTTGGCAAACTAGTTCGAAAACTCAAGAGGAAGTGGTTACTTGAAGAATTGGCGTTTGATGAGATCGTACAGAAGCTGTCTCACGACCACATATCAGAGGAAATGCGAGTACACGCAAAAAAATGGGCCTTAATGTGGATCACGAAAACTATAGGCGGAAAATTTGAAGCATCCGATCTATCAGGCAGATGGGAATCCGCCAGCAAGGGGGATGCAGGACTGTTAATTTTTTGCGAAGCAATTCATTACCTCGATCATTCAGTAAACAGCATCACTGGCTACGATACCCGGGCATATCGACATCAAATTCTTGATCTTAATTCGACGATAAAGTTGACTACCAGATTGAGGGCGATTTCGAGAAAGGATACCTGGAACCCAGAGGATGCATTTTACTACGATTTTCATTCGATGAGTCTCGTTCTGTCGATGGGGGAGTTGGGTCTTAAAGCCAAAAAGCATCCCGTAACTTTTGACGAGCTGGAGAAGTATACAGATACCCTGATTCTAAAGCAAAAGCAGGTTAGGGAAGAAAATAGAGAGATGTCCCAAAAGCGAAAGATCTCAATTACTAAGCGTGAAATCGATGCGACCTTGAATCAAACGATAGCGAAAAAAAGTCTTAAATTTCTTAGTGAGTCTGAAAGTGAAATTAAACCGGACGCATTACCTGAATCGCTCTCAGATGTAGTGAACAAATATATCATTTTGTCCCTATCGTCACTAAACGCTTATTCCAGCGAAACATGCCAAAGCTGCTCTAGATTAATGAAATATATCAGAAGTCAATTTGATGGAAATCCCAAAATTCAAAAGGTGCGAAGCCCTTCTGCGTACCAGAAAAGGCTGGGACTTTTGAAGCGCCTCGGGCTACTTCAAACAAACGGTTTAGGTCAAAACAGTGGTCACTATCTAACCCAACAAGGAATAAAAATTGCACGCGATCTAAAGCGATCAAGTGGCTGAAAGAAATAAGAATCATAATTCGTCATAGATCATCGTACATCGTCATAATTTACATCTCTCTAATCACCGTTTAGGATTTCACTAGTCAACCGCGAATCAATCGCGGCATTCATCGACTTAGGGAGTCCAACAAGTGCAAACCGTTACCACTACGCCGGGGAAACGCCTCGGCGACGCCAAAGAAGTCGCAAGGCTTTTGGACTGTTCATGGCGGCATGTCCTTCGAATGGCCGACGCTGGCCTTTTACCGTGGGGCTGCAAGTTAGGAACACTTCGCCGCTGGGATCTCGACGAGATTTCCAAATGGATTTCTGAAGGCTGCAAGCCGGTCCGCTCTCACAAAGGGAGGGACTAAAAATGTCGTGCAATCCGAATTTACTCAAGGCTGAGGCTATCGGGCAAGGCGAAGAGCTAAGGGATCGTGGAATGGCTCTCGCCGCAAACGGGGCCGGGCGTCAAATCCTGATACTAACCGCTCAAATCGCACTCCTCGAAGCTGTCCGACGGAATCCAAGCCGATGCACCACAACGGACGATATAACCGCCGATTTGATGGCGAAGCATTCGGACGGTGGCCGATGGCGGGGAACCGTTCCGAGATCTCTGGCGGTGGCCGGCTTGATTAAGAAAATAGGCACCGTGAACTCAAGCCGCGCCGCCCGTCACTCTGGCTATCTGGCTCAATGGCAAGGCGTCTCAGATTCTGCAATTGATGCCCATTTAGTCACTCTGCGCCGTGAACTCAACGAATTAAAAACTCAATCCAGTTCGGCTGATGCCGGGCTATTTGCAGGCTTTGAAACGGAATCGGGCCGGACGGTTGCTCCCGCCGACCCGATGATTAAGGAGTAATCGCAATGGAACCACGAAAACGCCTTTCGGATATTTTAGCAGAAAGCGCTTCAAGAAAAAGTTTTTCGGAACTTTGGAAGAATACAAAGCCTGCGCGGGATTTTGTTGTAATCCCTGCGGGCGAATACCTATGCCGGGTTCGTTCCGGGGAATTGGGCGTCACTAAAGAGAAAGGCACAAGATTCTACAAACTTGGATTCGAAATCGTCGAAGGGGAATTTGCAAGGCGACGGGTTTGGCATGATTCTTGGCTGACGCCTGATGCGCTTCCTTACACGAAGCGGGATCTAGAGAAAATCGGGATCTACACCGAAGAACAACTTGAAGAGCCGTTGCCCACCGGGATATTGGTCAAATTACGTCTGGTAGTTCGCCGTGACGAAGATGGCAAGGAGCGGAATCGGATCAAATCCTTCGAGTACTTCGGTAGGGAGGAAGCCGACCCTTTCTCGCCGGAAGATCTGACCGGGGGTGACAGCAAATGATTCACCCCGATTACAAATTTGGCTTTCGCGTTGCGGGCGATATAACCGGACGTCGTAACCTGATTGACTTCGAAAAAGCTTTCCTTGCCTACCTGGAGAACTCTCCGAAAGCGGAAACCCACAAAGAAAGCTATCTAAGCGCTTTCGTGTTCGGGGCCGACTTCCGGGCCTACCTTGACCGCGAAGGCTCTCCAAGGGGCTTTAATGGGCCTTGCTGGGCGCCTTACGTTTGGTTCGACATCGACGAAGCCGAACTACCGAAAGCCCTCGAAGCCGCCAAATTTCTCGCCGAGTCGCTATTGGAGCGATACCGCACACTTCATGCTGATGATTTATTGCGTTTCTTCTCAGGCTCAAAAGGCTTTCATATCGGGGTGCCCGTTTGCTGGGAAGCTGCGCCTTCTATAGTCTTCAACTCCGTTGCCCGACGCATGGCCGAGGGATTAGCCAACCGCGCCCGCGTCAAAATCGATAGCGGTGTTTATGACAAAGTTCGCTGCTTTCGGGCGCCTAACTCGACGCATCCGAAAACGGGGCTGAGGAAGCGATTTCTTGAACATTCCGAACTAATGGGGCTATCCGTCGACGGAATTTTGGAACTCGCAAAAGAACCGGTTGCAGTCGAACTCGGCGAAAGACCGAAACCGGATTCGTTAATGCTCGAAGATTGGCGGATTGCTGTTGAGGAAGTAGACCGGAACGATAGGGCAAATGAACAACGCCGCCTAGACCTCACGGACGGTAATGCCAAGCTTAACCGCTCAACTCTCGACTTTATCCGGGCAGGGGCATTGGAGGGAGACCGGCATCGACTTTTATTCTCGGCCGCTGCAAATCTCGCTGAGTTAGGCTGCCCGCCGACCTTGGCGCATGAACTTCTCACCGAGACGGCTCTCGATAGTGGGTTAAAACCTTCAGAAGTTCGAAGGCAGATTGATTGCGGGCTTACTCATGTGAAAGGGGGTAAGCCGTGAAAAGCTTCTTTACTGCCGGAGATCTCTTCGAAGATTGGCGGGATGAAATAGAAAGCGGTAAGCCGCCGACCCTGTATCGATGCGGGACCGGAGACTTCGAGAAAATCGAGCTAGGACCGGGCCGGGTTATGCTCATCGGCGGAGCGCCCGGCGCTGGGAAAACGGCTTTTGTCATGCAATGTGTAGTCGATGCTCTAAGGATCGACCCGACGCTTCGGGCTTGCGTGCTTAACGTCGAAATGGCGCCGGGTGTTTTGCTTGACCGCCAGCTTGCGCGGCTCTCTGGAGTCGATGCCACATTGATACGCCAGCGAAAACTCGAAACGATTCACGCCGATAGGATCGATCAAGCTTTCAGCACACTCGAATCTATCGGGGAAAGGTTAGCTTTCGTCCGACCGCCCTACTCGCTCGAAAATTTGGCGAACGCCG
The genomic region above belongs to Telmatocola sphagniphila and contains:
- a CDS encoding DUF669 domain-containing protein; protein product: MEPRKRLSDILAESASRKSFSELWKNTKPARDFVVIPAGEYLCRVRSGELGVTKEKGTRFYKLGFEIVEGEFARRRVWHDSWLTPDALPYTKRDLEKIGIYTEEQLEEPLPTGILVKLRLVVRRDEDGKERNRIKSFEYFGREEADPFSPEDLTGGDSK
- a CDS encoding helix-turn-helix transcriptional regulator is translated as MQTVTTTPGKRLGDAKEVARLLDCSWRHVLRMADAGLLPWGCKLGTLRRWDLDEISKWISEGCKPVRSHKGRD
- a CDS encoding bifunctional DNA primase/polymerase: MIHPDYKFGFRVAGDITGRRNLIDFEKAFLAYLENSPKAETHKESYLSAFVFGADFRAYLDREGSPRGFNGPCWAPYVWFDIDEAELPKALEAAKFLAESLLERYRTLHADDLLRFFSGSKGFHIGVPVCWEAAPSIVFNSVARRMAEGLANRARVKIDSGVYDKVRCFRAPNSTHPKTGLRKRFLEHSELMGLSVDGILELAKEPVAVELGERPKPDSLMLEDWRIAVEEVDRNDRANEQRRLDLTDGNAKLNRSTLDFIRAGALEGDRHRLLFSAAANLAELGCPPTLAHELLTETALDSGLKPSEVRRQIDCGLTHVKGGKP